One Hippoglossus hippoglossus isolate fHipHip1 chromosome 13, fHipHip1.pri, whole genome shotgun sequence genomic window carries:
- the wdr62 gene encoding WD repeat-containing protein 62, translating into MAEGAESGSVTAVKRRPAAGRKSRQSRQKSCCSRVSLEKVLGISTASSSGLTSDPNSGLIAYPAGCVIVLLHPKKNKQSHILNTSRKPFSAVAFSHDGKHLVTGESGHMPCVRVWEVGGGQVAEVQCHKYGVSCVAFSTNSCYIVSVGYQHDMTVSVWDWRKGSIIASNKVSSRVYAVSFSQDNSYFVTAGNRHVKFWYLDASKERRVNSTVPLIGRSGLLGDHKNCMFSGVACGRGLMASSTYCITSSGLLCLFNSSRQLEAWVNLKTESASCLSVSEDHVFCGCADGLIRVFNLLHLQYVTTLQRPHRLGVDISQSQQHSSLFPVSPDAHFPDTLALTFDPAAKHLTCVYDDHSVYVWDVKDVRNVGKLYSALYHSSCVWSVEVYPQLSDVSQACLPPSSFLTCSSDNTIRVWHADPPTAATAHRNLYSNDLSRIVYVGENTQHLQAEGKKAEAAGADGKSGIRVLGISPDGRHLAAGDRCGNLRIFALEFLDELVKIEAHDSEVLCLEFSPTSTGVKLLASASRDRLIHIFNLENNYNLEQTLNDHSASITAVKFTGESPEVQIVSCGADKSIYFQTAEQTVEGLSFSRSHHVVEKTTLYDMDLDSSKKHVVIACQDRNIRVYDVETGKLKKCLKGSSSDEGALLKVQMDPSGSFFATSCSDKNITIFDYESGECVATLFGHAEIVTCMRFSQDCRHLITVSGDSCVFVWRLDAQMTSTMRKRRGLRLKVAPDACHQKPLNIRRETFITVPSSQLHQAEEEEEESDLRTPARLDFAQDVPQLQTNGKLPLWFRKVGQGGASTADQPDAGPRQCRSRWTEQLNPLTICSNCSPSPTKSPEEEEEEEDEDFHPQSLESLLGENQEEEDGEEEEEDEDFHPQSLESLLKDGEEEEKEVLQPAGENRNSYVLHPSSSATNRKFDVEAVPDPQKSLTQLEVRGQGAEPVWSTQLSPDSACSEGSAGSVEQPLDADTDSLSQGSSAGSLGPEDDDDRNLLKNHFDTLASSLSEEKFDTDLRTLQPPEEKHFLNPRLSISARFLSRFQDRLRVWPSRAPPPVSIPTRISEESVSNTSENVESSSDVVSTESTLRESCSNVTSTNSMMSAVQQRASRLGYLGTTASSRSKVSQDPPTSSSPSTQEEEKENLSSSSDPHAGPDPPEDQTSSVALSSQKSRLHLPATKSPQVLTTPTEVPSEGGASRWSTSSIEITPTNQNQMLIPSPAPCITSTCSVSREKVGPESNETLGGPPTSASCPLSDRPGPPLSGGEQAVTLQQCQQVANELRHTARRAVRLHQQLGESLGFVEQRLQMSSVLQEAFESVHSELQVVLQGEGQGSSTPSGGLEGAASMSLLEKYSELLLQMTQNKLNRI; encoded by the exons ATGGCGGAGGGAGCGGAGAGCGGCTCAGTCACCGCCGTGAAGAGGAGACCAGCAGCGGGGAGGAAGAGCCGACAGAGCCGgcagaagagctgctgcagccgg gtgAGTCTGGAGAAAGTTCTAGGAATCAGCACGGCCAGCAGCAGcggtctgacctctgaccccaacTCTGGGCTCATCGCCTATCCTGCAGG GTGTGTGATCGTGCTGCTTCACccaaagaagaacaaacagagTCACATCCTCAACACGTCCAG GAAACCCTTCAGTGCTGTGGCCTTCTCTCATGATGGGAAACACCTGGTCACTGGTGAG AGCGGTCACATGCCCTGTGTCAGGGTGTGGGAGGTGGGTGGAGGTCAGGTGGCCGAGGTTCAGTGTCATAAATATGGAGTCTCCTGCGTAGCGTTCTCCACCAACAGCTGTTACATCGTCTCGGTGGGATATCAACACGACATGACTGTTAGTGTGTGGGACTGGAGg AAAGGTTCCATCATCGCCTCTAACAAAGTGTCCAGCAGAGTCTACGCCGTCTCCTTCTCTCAGGACAACAGCTACTTCGTCACTGCAGGAAACAGACACGTCAAGTTCTGGTACCTGGATGCCTCCAAAGAACGACGG GTGAACAGCACGGTGCCTCTGATTGGTCGTTCAGGGTTGCTAGGTGACCATAAGAACTGTATGTTCAGCGGGGTGGCGTGTGGGCGTGGCCTCATGGCGTCCAGCACCTACTGCATTACCAGCTCCGggctgttgtgtttgttcaacAGCAGCCGACAGCTGGAGGCCTGGGTCAACCTCAAG aCGGAGTCTGCGAGTTGTCTGTCCGTCAGTGAGGACCATGTCTTCTGTGGCTGCGCTGACGGTCTGATCAGAGTGTTCAATCTGTTACACCTTCAGTACGTCACCACGCTGCAGCGTCCCCACAGACTGGGAGTCGACATTAGTCAGAGCCAACAGCACAG CAGCCTGTTTCCTGTCAGTCCAGATGCTCACTTCCCTGACACCTTGGCTTTAACCTTTGACCCTGCTGCCAAACACCTGACCTGCGTGTACGACGAccacagtgtgtatgtgtgggacGTCAAAGACGTGAGGAACGTGGGGAAGCTTTACTCCGCCTTGTaccacagcagctgtgtgtggagCGTCGAG GTGTATCCTCAGCTGTCAGACGTGTCCCAGGCAtgtctgcctccctcctccttcctcacctGCTCATCTGACAACACCATCAGAGTGTGGCACGCCGACCCACCCACTGCCGCCACCGCACACAGGAACCTGTACAGCAac GACCTGTCAAGGATTGTGTACGTGGGAGAGAATACGCAGCACCTGCAGGCAGAGGGGAAGAAGGCAGAGGCagcaggggctgatgggaagtCTGGGATCAGAGTGCTGGGAATCAGTCCGGACGGACGACACCTGGCTGCTGGAGACCGCTGTGGAAATCTtcg TATCTTCGCTCTAGAGTTTCTGGATGAGCTGGTGAAGATCGAGGCTCATGACTCTGAGGTTTTGTGTCTGGAGTTCTCGCCGACTTCCACAG GTGTGAAGCTGTTGGCGTCAGCCAGCCGGGACCGACTGATCCACATCTTCAACCTGGAGAATAACTACAATCTGGAACAGACTCTGAACGACCATTCAGCCTCCATCACTGCCGTCAAGTTCACAG GTGAGAGTCCAGAGGTTCAGATAGTGAGCTGTGGAGCCGACAAAAGCATCTACTTCCAGACGGCTGAACAG ACCGTGGAGGGTTTGTCATTTTCCAGGAGTCATCACGTGGTGGAAAAGACGACGCTGTACGACATGGACCTGGACTCCTCGAAAAAGCACGTTGTCATCGCCTGTCAGGACCGAAACATCAG aGTTTACGACGTGGAAACTGGGAAGTTGAAGAAGTGTTTGAAAGGTTCGTCCAGCGATGAAGGAGCTCTGCTAAAG gttcAGATGGACCCGTCCGGGAGTTTCTTCGCCACCAGCTGCTCAGATAAAAATATCACCATCTTTGACTACGAGTCAGGAGAGTGTGTTGCCACCCTGTTCGGACATGCAG agatcGTCACTTGTATGAGGTTCAGTCAGGACTGTCGACACCTCATCACTGTGTCAGGAGACAG ttgtgtgtttgtgtggcgaCTGGACGCTCAGATGACCTCCACCATGAGGAAGAGGCGGGGCCTCAGACTGAAAGTTGCACCTGACGCATGCCACCAAAAACCTCTGAACATCAG GAGGGAGACGTTCATCACTGTTCCCTCGTCTCAGCTGCATcaggcggaggaagaggaggaggagtctgaCCTCAGGACTCCGGCCAGACTGGACTTTGCTCAGG atgtTCCGCAGCTTCAGACCAATGGAAAACTGCCCCTGTGGTTCAGGAAGGTG GGTCAGGGCGGAGCCTCCACTGCCGACCAACCGGATGCTGGGCCTCGTCAGTGTCGCAGTCGGTGGACAGAGCAGCTGAACCCTCTGACTATCTGCTCCAACTGCTCCCCGAGCCCCACCAAGagtccagaggaggaggaggaggaggaggacgaagactTTCACCCCCAGAGTCTGGAGAGTCTGCTGGGAGAGAaccaagaggaagaagatggagaggaggaggaggaggatgaagactTTCACCCTCAGAGTCTGGAGAGTTTGCtgaaagatggagaggaagaggagaaggag GTGCTGCAGCCTGCAGGTGAGAACAGGAACAGCTATGTCCTCCACCCCAGCAGCAGCGCCACCAACAG GAAGTTTGACGTTGAAGCCGTCCCTGACCCACAGAAATCTCTGACCcagctggaggtcagaggtcagggggcGGAGCCAGTGTGGAGCACTCAGCTGAGCCCAGACTCCGCCTGCTCTGAGGGCTCTGCAGGAAGTGTGGAGCAGCCTCTTGATGCTG acacagactctctgAGTCAGGGCAGCTCTGCTGGCAGTTTGGGTCCAGAGGACGATGATGACAGAAACTTGCTAAAGAACCACTTTGATACGCTGGCGTCGAGTCTGAGCGAAG AGAAGTTCGACACTGACCTCAGGACTCTGCAGCCTCCTGAGGAAAAACACTTCCTGAACCCTCGACTCAGCATCTCCGCCCGCTTCCTGTCCCGCTTCCAGGACAGACTCAG GGTCTGGCCGAGTCGAGCTCCGCCTCCCGTCTCCATCCCGACCAGGATCTCAGAGGAGAGCGTCAGCAACACATCG GAGAACGTGGAGTCGAGCAGCGACGTCGTGTCGACCGAGTCGACTCtcagagagagctgcagca ACGTCACCTCCACCAACAGCATGATGTCTGCGGTTCAGCAGCGGGCGTCACGGCTTGGATACCTGGGAACCACAGCCAGCTCCAGGTCCAAAGTGAGCCAGGACCCCCCCacctccagctccccctccacccaggaggaagagaaggaaaaccTTTCATCCTCCTCAGACCCTCATGCTGGTCCTGATCCCCCCGAGGACCAGACCAGCAG TGTCGCTCTGTCCTCCCAGAAGTCTCGGCTTCATCTACCTGCAACGAAGAGCCCTCAGGTGTTGACCACACCCACTGAGGTGCCGTCAGAGGGCGGAGCCAGCAGGTGGAGCACCAGCAGCATTGAAATAACGCCGACGAATCAAAACCAAATGCTAATCCCGAGCCCCGCCCCTTGCATCACATCCACTTGCTCGGTCTCTAGGGAGAAGGTCGGTCCAG AATCAAACGAGACTCTTGGTGGCCCACCCACCTCGGCCTCCTGTCCACTTTCAGACAGACCCGGCCCCCCGCTCTCAG ggGGTGAGCAGGCGGTGACGCTGCAGCAGTGTCAGCAAGTCGCCAACGAGCTGCGACATACGGCCAGACGAGCCGTACGCCTTCACCAGCAG CTCGGTGAGTCGCTTGGCTTTGTGGAGCAGCGGCTACAGATGTCAtctgtgctgcaggaggcgTTTGAATCCGTtcactctgagctgcaggtggTCCTGCAGGGAGAGGGGCAGGGCAGCAGCACGCCCTCTGGTGGACTGGAGGGGGCAGCGTCGATGTCTCTGCTGGAGAAATActcggagctgctgctgcagatgacgCAGAACAAACTGAACCGGATCTGA
- the LOC117772456 gene encoding autophagy-related protein 16-2-like isoform X2: protein MAADGVASSRRTRTDSAGESERSCGFVVPGGDGGSGDTWRRHIVRQLKNRDRNQSDSFQDLIHFYSRLLDKSSLTNGILSRRPCTDSSSVSSLLNQNDQLKNTTGELAFQVLELQQQIKIKLLVLDEQDSSLLAERRRLAGAFDVRQELQGRAVQVQEENGALKMEYDVLLERQRGAETRLREEKVREGHLLEDMIHLKRQAAARMNSRNERRSRAREANLQKELQSAARSKVAIDSSSSAPTSRSTSPKNEHQDKSAERRHTRLFRSASATSPRILTSIRQLFEKRRGHSVCSLEEDQMSPVGICLSARVPARALQVLEAHEQGINTVRFSSSSDLLATGGTDRVIKLWDVRAGSLTHRATLDGSTEGITCVDFDSAGSRILAASYDKSALLWRLDDSVPKLTLTGHSRKVTAARFSPSLHQVVTGSADRTIRLWDLHRAACVQVVDVASYCSDLVCSENVIISGHYDCKIRVWDTRAVSCVQELPAQGKVTSLDLSSDHRQLLSCCRDDCLQLVDLRRWSNDRTCFRAEGFKCGSDSTKAVISPDGCFLAAGSADGTVYIWNVSNGNLETRLPDKHSSSISAVSWSLSGEYVVSVDKSRRAVLWSDI from the exons ATGGCCGCTGACGGCGTCGCCTCCTCCCGCAGAACGAGGACGGATTCAGCCGGAGAGTCGGAGCGGAGCTGCGGCTTCGTGGTGCCGGGAGGAGACGGAGGGTCCGGGGACACTTGGAGGAGACACATCGTCCGTCAGCTGAAGAACCGGGACCGGAACCAGAGCGACTCGTTCCAGGACCTGATCCACTTCT ACTCTCGGCTGTTGGATAAATCCAGTTTGACCAATGGAATCCTGAGCag ACGTCCCTGCACTGACAGCAGCTCTGTCTCGTCTCTACTGAACCAGAACGACCAACTAAAGAATACAACAGGAGAG TTGGCCTTTCAGgtgctggagctgcagcagcagatcaaaATCAAACTCCTTGTTCTGGACGAGCAGGATTCCAG CCTGCTGGCGGAGCGGCGTCGACTCGCAGGCGCGTTTGATGTCCGTCAGGAGCTGCAGGGGCGGGCGGTGCAGGTTCAGGAGGAGAACGGGGCATTGAAGATGGAGTACGACGTCCTGCTGGAGCGACAGAGGGGGGCGGAGACAAGACTCCGGGAGGAAAAGGTCAGAGAGGGACACCTGCTGGAGGACATGATCCACCTGAAACGACAGGCCGCCGCCCGTATGAACAGCCGCAATGAACGCAGGTCCAG AGCTCGTGAAGCGAACCTCCAGAAGGAGCTGCAGAGCGCTgcaaggtcaaaggtcgctATCGACAG CTCTTCCAGCGCTCCGACGTCCAGGTCAACGTCCCCGAAGAACGAACACCAGGACAAGTCTGCAGAGCGAAGACACACCAGACTCTTCAG GTCGGCGTCGGCCACGTCCCCGAGGATCCTCACCTCCATCAGACAACTGTTCGA GAAGAGGCGTGGTCACTCGGTCTGCAGTCTGGAGGAGGATCAGATGAGTCCTGTAGGAATCTGTCTGTCAGCCAGAGTCCCTGCTAGAGCTCTGCAAGTACtg GAGGCCCATGAGCAAGGCATTAACACAGTGAGGTTCAGCTCCAGTTCAGACCTGCTGGCCACAGGAGGAACTGACCGAGTCATCAAACTGTGGGACGTCAGAGCAG gCTCATTGACCCACAGGGCGACTCTGGACGGCAGCACAGAGGGGATCACCTGCGTCGACTTTGACTCAGCG GGCTCTAGGATCCTCGCTGCATCATACGATAAGTCAGCCTTGTTGTGGCGGCTGGATGATTCTGTTCCCAAG TTGACTCTGACAGGTCACAGCAGGAAGGTAACGGCAGCGAGGTTCAGTCCTTCACTTCATCAGGTGGTGACAGGAAGTGCCGACAGAACCATCAGACTGTGGGACCTGCACCGAGCCGCCT gtgtgcaGGTAGTTGACGTGGCGTCGTACTGCAGCGACCTGGTTTGTTCTGAGAACGTTATCATCAGTGGACACTACGACTGCAAGATCAGGGTCTGGGACACAAG GGCGGTGAGCTGCGTTCAGGAACTTCCTGCTCAGGGTAAAGTCACCTCGTTGGACCTTAGCTCCGACCATCGTCAGCTGCTCAGCTGTTGCCGTGACGACTGCCTCCAGCTGGTGGACCTGAGGAGGTGGAGCAACGACCGCACGTGTTTCAG AGCTGAAGGGTTCAAATGTGGCAGCGACAGCACGAAGGCCGTCATCAG TCCAGACGGATGTTTCCTGGCTGCTGGATCAGCTGACGGAACAGTTTACATCTGGAACGTCTCCAACGGCAACCTGGAGACCCGCCTCCCTGACAAACACAG CTCGTCCATCAGCGCCGTGTCCTGGTCTCTGTCGGGAGAATATGTCGTCAGCGTGGACAAGAGCAGGCGGGCTGTCCTCTGGAGCGACATCTGA
- the LOC117772456 gene encoding autophagy-related protein 16-2-like isoform X1, with amino-acid sequence MAADGVASSRRTRTDSAGESERSCGFVVPGGDGGSGDTWRRHIVRQLKNRDRNQSDSFQDLIHFYSRLLDKSSLTNGILSRRPCTDSSSVSSLLNQNDQLKNTTGELAFQVLELQQQIKIKLLVLDEQDSSLLAERRRLAGAFDVRQELQGRAVQVQEENGALKMEYDVLLERQRGAETRLREEKVREGHLLEDMIHLKRQAAARMNSRNERRSRAREANLQKELQSAARSKVAIDSSSSAPTSRSTSPKNEHQDKSAERRHTRLFRSASATSPRILTSIRQLFDRKRRGHSVCSLEEDQMSPVGICLSARVPARALQVLEAHEQGINTVRFSSSSDLLATGGTDRVIKLWDVRAGSLTHRATLDGSTEGITCVDFDSAGSRILAASYDKSALLWRLDDSVPKLTLTGHSRKVTAARFSPSLHQVVTGSADRTIRLWDLHRAACVQVVDVASYCSDLVCSENVIISGHYDCKIRVWDTRAVSCVQELPAQGKVTSLDLSSDHRQLLSCCRDDCLQLVDLRRWSNDRTCFRAEGFKCGSDSTKAVISPDGCFLAAGSADGTVYIWNVSNGNLETRLPDKHSSSISAVSWSLSGEYVVSVDKSRRAVLWSDI; translated from the exons ATGGCCGCTGACGGCGTCGCCTCCTCCCGCAGAACGAGGACGGATTCAGCCGGAGAGTCGGAGCGGAGCTGCGGCTTCGTGGTGCCGGGAGGAGACGGAGGGTCCGGGGACACTTGGAGGAGACACATCGTCCGTCAGCTGAAGAACCGGGACCGGAACCAGAGCGACTCGTTCCAGGACCTGATCCACTTCT ACTCTCGGCTGTTGGATAAATCCAGTTTGACCAATGGAATCCTGAGCag ACGTCCCTGCACTGACAGCAGCTCTGTCTCGTCTCTACTGAACCAGAACGACCAACTAAAGAATACAACAGGAGAG TTGGCCTTTCAGgtgctggagctgcagcagcagatcaaaATCAAACTCCTTGTTCTGGACGAGCAGGATTCCAG CCTGCTGGCGGAGCGGCGTCGACTCGCAGGCGCGTTTGATGTCCGTCAGGAGCTGCAGGGGCGGGCGGTGCAGGTTCAGGAGGAGAACGGGGCATTGAAGATGGAGTACGACGTCCTGCTGGAGCGACAGAGGGGGGCGGAGACAAGACTCCGGGAGGAAAAGGTCAGAGAGGGACACCTGCTGGAGGACATGATCCACCTGAAACGACAGGCCGCCGCCCGTATGAACAGCCGCAATGAACGCAGGTCCAG AGCTCGTGAAGCGAACCTCCAGAAGGAGCTGCAGAGCGCTgcaaggtcaaaggtcgctATCGACAG CTCTTCCAGCGCTCCGACGTCCAGGTCAACGTCCCCGAAGAACGAACACCAGGACAAGTCTGCAGAGCGAAGACACACCAGACTCTTCAG GTCGGCGTCGGCCACGTCCCCGAGGATCCTCACCTCCATCAGACAACTGTTCGA caGGAAGAGGCGTGGTCACTCGGTCTGCAGTCTGGAGGAGGATCAGATGAGTCCTGTAGGAATCTGTCTGTCAGCCAGAGTCCCTGCTAGAGCTCTGCAAGTACtg GAGGCCCATGAGCAAGGCATTAACACAGTGAGGTTCAGCTCCAGTTCAGACCTGCTGGCCACAGGAGGAACTGACCGAGTCATCAAACTGTGGGACGTCAGAGCAG gCTCATTGACCCACAGGGCGACTCTGGACGGCAGCACAGAGGGGATCACCTGCGTCGACTTTGACTCAGCG GGCTCTAGGATCCTCGCTGCATCATACGATAAGTCAGCCTTGTTGTGGCGGCTGGATGATTCTGTTCCCAAG TTGACTCTGACAGGTCACAGCAGGAAGGTAACGGCAGCGAGGTTCAGTCCTTCACTTCATCAGGTGGTGACAGGAAGTGCCGACAGAACCATCAGACTGTGGGACCTGCACCGAGCCGCCT gtgtgcaGGTAGTTGACGTGGCGTCGTACTGCAGCGACCTGGTTTGTTCTGAGAACGTTATCATCAGTGGACACTACGACTGCAAGATCAGGGTCTGGGACACAAG GGCGGTGAGCTGCGTTCAGGAACTTCCTGCTCAGGGTAAAGTCACCTCGTTGGACCTTAGCTCCGACCATCGTCAGCTGCTCAGCTGTTGCCGTGACGACTGCCTCCAGCTGGTGGACCTGAGGAGGTGGAGCAACGACCGCACGTGTTTCAG AGCTGAAGGGTTCAAATGTGGCAGCGACAGCACGAAGGCCGTCATCAG TCCAGACGGATGTTTCCTGGCTGCTGGATCAGCTGACGGAACAGTTTACATCTGGAACGTCTCCAACGGCAACCTGGAGACCCGCCTCCCTGACAAACACAG CTCGTCCATCAGCGCCGTGTCCTGGTCTCTGTCGGGAGAATATGTCGTCAGCGTGGACAAGAGCAGGCGGGCTGTCCTCTGGAGCGACATCTGA
- the rffl gene encoding LOW QUALITY PROTEIN: E3 ubiquitin-protein ligase rififylin (The sequence of the model RefSeq protein was modified relative to this genomic sequence to represent the inferred CDS: deleted 1 base in 1 codon), with product MWASCCNWLCMDSADVEQSGEDERRHQSYTNSAFNSQPSPPPPEHICKACGGTFDTPTKKHVCVDCKKNYCSRCSAQLEPRPRLCHTCQRFYGNLLERAELMKLKVKELRDYLHLHEVSTHLCREKEELVELVLSQHSSPSSEQAPETLTPDPPSVTPDPPTPTHTPTPNLTSDPPQPESPSPPTETTASEPDIQEEGQTWDPEEPSVSGRRASLSDLSCEDDIEVLSVRQLKEILARNFVDYKGCCEKWELMERVSRLYQDQQNLVASAVSASESGGGSASPEDNLCKICMDCPIDCVLLECGHMITCTKCGKRMSECPICRQYVVRAVHVFRS from the exons ATGTGGGCGTCTTGCTGTAATTGGCTGTGTATGGACTCAGCTGATGTAGAACAGTCGGGTGAAGATGAACGTCGTCATCAGTCCTACACCAACTCTGCCTTCAACTCTCAGCCGtctccccccccacctgaaCACATCTGTAAGGCCTGC GGGGGGACCTTTGACACACCTACCAAGAAG catgtgtgtgtggactgtaaGAAGAACTACTGCAGCCGTTGCTCCGCCCAGCTTGAGCCGCGGCCCCGCCTCTGTCACACCTGTCAGCGTTTCTATGGCAACCTGCTGGAGCGGGCGGAGCTTATGAAGCTCAAGGTGAAGGAGCTCAGAGACTATCTGCACCTGCATGAGGTGTCAACACACCTGTGCAGAGAGaag GAGGAGCTGGTAGAACTGGTCCTGAGTCAGCATTCGTCACCTTCCAGCGAACAGGCCCCCGAGACACTGACCCCAGACCCTCCCTCTGTGACGCCTGACCCAcctacacctacacacacacccacccccaACCTCACCTCTGATCCTCCACAGCCCGAATCCCCGTCCCCTCCCACAGAGACCACTGCCTCTGAGCCTGACATTCAGGAAGAAGGCCAG ACCTGGGACCCTGAGGAGCCATCAGTTTCAGGCCGTAGGGCTTCTCTGTCCGACCTGAGTTGCGAGGACGACATTGAGGTGCTCAGCGTGCGGCAGCTGAAAGAAATTCTCGCTAGGAACTTTGTGGACTATAAAGGCTGCTGTGAGAAATGGGAGCTGATGGAGCGAGTGAGTCGACTGTACCAGGACCAGCAGAACCTCG ttGCCAGTGCAGTGAGCGCCTCAG AGTCCGGCGGCGGTTCTGCAAGTCCGGAGGATAACCTCTGTAAGATCTGTATGGACTGTCCCATCGACTGCGTCCTGCTGGAGTGTGGTCACATGATCACCTGCACCAAGTGCGGCAAGAGGATGAGCGAGTGTCCTATCTGCCGCCAATATGTTGTCCGAGCCGTCCACGTCTTCAGGTCCTGA